One Camelus ferus isolate YT-003-E chromosome 19, BCGSAC_Cfer_1.0, whole genome shotgun sequence genomic window, TAAAAACGTTTTAACAAAAAAGACACTGGCTATCCAAAATATAATGACTATGCATCCAAATTACTTCTGAGCActcaaaaatgatttattaaaatgattgtATGCCAATAGAGCCAAGTGTCTTGGTAAACCTTACCATGAGGATGCCAAGGGTCAATCAAGACTTAGTTTTCTTATGAGCCAACGTCCTTCTCCACAGAGATATATCTTTAATCATATTTGAATTTCAGTCCAGCTTTCCTGAAAGTCATACATGTGAATTTAGCAACTGTCCTGTTACAGAAGTATTGGAGAAATATTCCTcaaatgtgaaaattattaaCTTGGGATTCTAGGCACTTATAAAGAATTATGACtcctgccaattttttttttaaaaaggcattagaTGGCTTGAAAGACATCATTTGGCTTTTTCCTGTATCCATGGCTTGCAGTTCATTAAAGTGTTGATTAAATTATTATTCAGTTTCCTATAGGAAGTGCTTTGCCTAAGTGGGGAAATTGGGGTGGAATATGGAAGCTGCTGTTGTTATTTcatcccttcttcttcttctcttgcaGGCTACGCCCAGGAGGAACagctgaaggaagaggaggaaatcaaagaagaagaggaggaagaggaagacagtggTTCAGTAGCTCAGCGTCAGGGCAGCAATGACCCAGGAACAGATGAGGAGCTAGAAACGGTGGAAACGGGTCCTGAGCAGAAAGGCTGCTTCAGCTACCAGAACTCTCCAGGAAGTCATCTGTCCAATCAGGACGCCGAGAACGAGTCCTTGCTGAGTGATGCCAGTGACCAGGTGTCAGACGTCAAGAGTGTGTGCAGTCGAGATGCCCCGGACAAGAAAGCCAGCCTGCACCCCAAGCCCCCAAATGAAGCCCACAGCTGCATGGATAAAATGACCGCTGTCTACGCCAACATCTTGTCTGATTCCTACTGGTCCGGCCTGGGTCTTGGCTTTAAGCTGTCCAACAGCGAGAGGCGGAATTGTGACACCCGAAATGGCAGCAAGACTGATTTCGACTGGCACCAGGACGCTCTGTCCAAAAGCCTTCAGCAGAACTTGCCTTCCAGACCCATGTCGAAGCCCAGCCTGTTCAGCTCGGTCCAGCTGTACCGGCAGAACAGCAAGATGTGCGGGGCCGTTTTCACCGGGGCCAGCAGGTTCCGGTGCCGGCAGTGCAGTGCCGCCTACGACACCTTGGTCGAGTTGACTGTGCACATGAACGAAACAGGCCACTATCAAGATGACAACCGCAAAAAGGACAAGCTTAGACCCACGAGCTACTCAAAGCCCCGAAAAAGGGCTTTCCAGGACATGGACAAGGAGGACGCTCAAAAGGTTCTGAAATGTATGTTTTGTGGCGACTCCTTTGATTCCCTCCAAGATTTGAGCGTCCACAtgatcaaaacaaaacattacCAAAAAGTGCCTTTGAAGGAGCCAGTACCAACCATTTCCTCGAAAATGGTCACTCCCGCGAAGAAACGCATCTTCGATGTCAACCGGCCCTGTTCCCCCGATTCGACCACAGGGTCGTTTGCCGATTCATTTCCTTCTCAGAAGAGCGCCAACTTACAGCTGTCCGCCAACAATCGCTATGGGTACCAGAACGGCGCCAGCTACACCTGGCAGTTCGAGGCCTGCAAGTCCCAGATCCTGAAGTGCATGGAGTGCGGGAGCTCCCACGACACTTTGCAGCAGCTCACCACCCACATGATGGTCACCGGTcactttctcaaggtcaccagCTCTGCCTCCAAGAAAGGGAAGCAGCTGGTGTTGGACCCACTCGCCGTGGAGAAGATGCAGTCATTGTCTGACGCCCCAAGCAGTGATTCCCTGGCTCCCAAGCCGTCAAGTAACTCAGCTTCTGACCGCACAGCCTCCACAACTGAGTTAAAGAAAgagggtaaaaaagaaaaaccggAGGAGATCATCAAGGATGAGAAGGTCATGAAAAGCGAGGACTATGAAGACCCTCTGCAAAAACCTTTAGACCCTACAATTAAATACCAGTATCTAAGGGAGGAGGATTTGGAAGACGGCTCCAAGGGTGGAGGGGACATTTTGAAGTCACTGGAAAACACTGTTACCACCGCCATCAACAAAGCCCAAAACGGGGCTCCCAGCTGGAGCGCGTACCCCAGTATCCACGCGGCCTACCAGCTGTCCGAGGGCACCAAGCCTTCCctgcctctgggctcccaggTCCTGCAGATTCGACCCAACCTCGCCAACAAGCTAAGGCCAATTGCACCCAAGTGGAAAGTGATGCCACTGGTTTCCGTGCCCACAAACCTGGCCCCATACACTCAAGTTAAGAAGGAGCCAGAAGACAAAGATGACGTCGAGAAGGAGTGTAGGAGGGAAAGTGCCCAAGAAGAGGCGTCCTCCTTCAGCCACGGCGAGGGGCATTCTTTCTCCAAAAGCGAACTCCCTTCAGAATCCAAAAAGGCTGAGCCTTGTCCCCCAGAGGAGGAGAACAAGCTGACGAAAGAgggcggggagagagagaaaccccAGGCCTTGGAGCCAGCGTCTTCTCTCAGCAACGGTTGCGCCCTCACCAACCACGCTCCGGCCCTGCCGTGCATCAACCCGCTCAGCGCCCTGCAGTCCGTCCTGAACAATCACCTGGGCAAAGCCACGGAACCCTTGCGCTCTGCcgcctgctccagccccagctcaaGCACAATGTCTATGTTTCACAAGTCGAGCCTCAATGCCGTGGACAAGCCAGTTCTGAGTCCCGCCCCGACGAGGCCGGCCAGTGTGTCCCGACGCTACCTGTTTGAGAGCAACGATCAGCCCATCGACCTGACCAAGTCCAAGGGCAAGAAGGCCGAGTCCCCACAAGCACAGTCCTGCACGTCCCCGCCCCAGAAGCATGCTCTGTCTGACATCGCTGACATGGTCAAAGTCCTCCCCAAAGCCACCACCCCGAAGCCCGCCGCTTCCTCCAGGGTGCCCCCCGTGAAGCTGGAAATGGATGTCAGGCGCTTTGAGGACGTGTCCAGCGAAGTCTCGACCTTGCATAAAAGAAAGGGCCGGCAGTCCAACTGGAACCCTCAGCATCTTCTGATCTTGCAGGCTCAGTTTGCCTCCAGCCTCTTCCAGACGTCGGAGGGCAAGTACCTGCTGTCCGACCTGGGTCCACAAGAGCGAATGCAGATCTCGAAGTTTACGGGACTCTCGATGACCACCATCAGCCACTGGCTGGCCAACGTCAAGTACCAGCTCAGGAAGACGGGCGGGACCAAATTCCTGAAAAACATGGACAAGGGCCACCCTATCTTTTACTGCAGTGACTGCGCCTCCCAGTTCAGAACCCCGTCTACCTACATCAGCCACTTAGAGTCTCACCTAGGTTTCCAAATGAAGGACATGACCCGCATGGCAGTGGAACAGCAAAGCAAAGCGGAGCAGGAGCTCTCCCGGGTCTCGTCGGCTCAGAGGTCCCCGGAAACCATAGCTGGCGAAGAGGACACAGACTCTAAGTTCAAGTGTAAGTTGTGCTGTCGGACATTTGTGAGCAAACATGCAGTAAAACTCCACCTAAGCAAAACGCACAGCAAGTCACCCGAACACCATTCACAGTTTGTAACAGACGTGGATGAAGAATAGCCCTGCAGGTATGGGTTTGCTCCCAGGTGGTCGTGCCAGTACCCCTGGGAGGAGCTTCCAGAAGGGAGATGGGTCTGTCTAGAGGTAGCTAACGTCTCCCTGTGCCAAGAGGACAGTAGCCTGCTGGAATCGCACTCATTTTTACAAAAGACTAGAACATGATAAATAAGTCCTAACCACTCTCTCCACTTGCCCAGCTTAACGCTGGGGAATAGAACACAATGGGCTTAGGGAGACGGAGCTCACAGGTTTCTGCTTCGTGAGACTCTCAAGGTCCAGCCAAGGCTACGCCTCATTTTAATTACTGAGTACTGCCTTCTCTTACTGTCCCATTTCACCACCTTATCTTCCCATAGTTAATGCTAATGACTTATAAAGCgataaaaactaaaggaaaaaaaaaaaggtgagcaACAGAGTAAAGACTGTGGAGTTCCTGGGGGCAGCCCCTAAGCGGAGATTATTCAGCTCGTAAATAGTTTAATGCTGTCTTTATCACTATTACGTGTAATTGATGCTTTTTGCAGCTTACTCGCAGCAGTTGctaccttccccccaccccccgccgcccCTTGTTTACCTCCTGTCCGTTCGGCTTCCTGTAAACGGGCATATGCCCTGCAGTGGATAGTAGAAGAATACTCGTCTCTGCAGAGCACTGGGGTGTAAAGAGAggaagtttattttcttctctggtcTTTTCGTTTTCCTTAGGCTAAGGCTAATATCAGAGGTAGACGCATTGCATGGCCTTGAGCTTTGATTGTCTATCAAGACACAAATGACTCTGCACACTCATTGCCAGTGCACCCAGGGTTCCATGGCTTCAAGACAATTAGCATCGTGTATCATTGAAGTTCCGTGCCTGGCAGAGTCACCAGTGCCCAGAGTATCTATGTCACCTTCAGGAAAGAGGACAGATTCCAAGGTCAAATGCCTTGGCAGACTAGTCACACCAGCCATTTTCAAATGTTGAGCATAAGCAAGGCTGAAATTCTTTTCGTTTAAGTAtttcctctgtctcccttccagCATGATACTCCTCATATGCTAGGGACCCTCACACATATTCAGGTTGTCCTCCACCTCGGGCCACACCCCAAATGGGGACCCAGCCTGATTTAAGCCTTCGGCACTTGCCAGTCCAGTTCATGTCATGCTAGGTTATGGATTAGCTCTTTTGGTTAAATTTTCAATAAGATCTGGACAGCTAATAATAGCATACACTTGACCCTTAAATAACGTGGGGGTTAGGGGCACACATCCTCTGCAAAGTGGAAAATCCATGTACAGCTTACAGCAGGCCCTCCATATGGCGGTTCCTCTTTGTCCACAGTTCCACATCCGCAAACCCAGCCAACCCTGGTCTACCTAGtgctgtagtatttactgttgaagAAACTCTGCGCGTAAGTGGCCCCATGCAGTTCAGagtcatgttgttcaagggtcaactgtataagcCCTCACCACCTCCTACTGTCAGAGCACTTGTTTCTAAATAGGAGACTTCCAGATCAAGCCACCGCACTGTGAGCACTGACAGAGTTCCAGGTGGGGACAGGCACTTATATGACGTGGGTTTCGGCTCACTTCACATCACATAGGGAGATTTACTGAATGGGAGGATGGAGGGTCAGAATGAAATAAAGGGTTAAAGTCTGGGACTGTTCCCTTGGTGAGAAGATCTAAGAGCTTCTGAT contains:
- the TSHZ2 gene encoding teashirt homolog 2 isoform X3 produces the protein MPRRKQQAPKRAAGYAQEEQLKEEEEIKEEEEEEEDSGSVAQRQGSNDPGTDEELETVETGPEQKGCFSYQNSPGSHLSNQDAENESLLSDASDQVSDVKSVCSRDAPDKKASLHPKPPNEAHSCMDKMTAVYANILSDSYWSGLGLGFKLSNSERRNCDTRNGSKTDFDWHQDALSKSLQQNLPSRPMSKPSLFSSVQLYRQNSKMCGAVFTGASRFRCRQCSAAYDTLVELTVHMNETGHYQDDNRKKDKLRPTSYSKPRKRAFQDMDKEDAQKVLKCMFCGDSFDSLQDLSVHMIKTKHYQKVPLKEPVPTISSKMVTPAKKRIFDVNRPCSPDSTTGSFADSFPSQKSANLQLSANNRYGYQNGASYTWQFEACKSQILKCMECGSSHDTLQQLTTHMMVTGHFLKVTSSASKKGKQLVLDPLAVEKMQSLSDAPSSDSLAPKPSSNSASDRTASTTELKKEGKKEKPEEIIKDEKVMKSEDYEDPLQKPLDPTIKYQYLREEDLEDGSKGGGDILKSLENTVTTAINKAQNGAPSWSAYPSIHAAYQLSEGTKPSLPLGSQVLQIRPNLANKLRPIAPKWKVMPLVSVPTNLAPYTQVKKEPEDKDDVEKECRRESAQEEASSFSHGEGHSFSKSELPSESKKAEPCPPEEENKLTKEGGEREKPQALEPASSLSNGCALTNHAPALPCINPLSALQSVLNNHLGKATEPLRSAACSSPSSSTMSMFHKSSLNAVDKPVLSPAPTRPASVSRRYLFESNDQPIDLTKSKGKKAESPQAQSCTSPPQKHALSDIADMVKVLPKATTPKPAASSRVPPVKLEMDVRRFEDVSSEVSTLHKRKGRQSNWNPQHLLILQAQFASSLFQTSEGKYLLSDLGPQERMQISKFTGLSMTTISHWLANVKYQLRKTGGTKFLKNMDKGHPIFYCSDCASQFRTPSTYISHLESHLGFQMKDMTRMAVEQQSKAEQELSRVSSAQRSPETIAGEEDTDSKFKCIVPSPGDAEENEMDNIPALLPGP
- the TSHZ2 gene encoding teashirt homolog 2 isoform X2; protein product: MPRRKQQAPKRAAGYAQEEQLKEEEEIKEEEEEEEDSGSVAQRQGSNDPGTDEELETVETGPEQKGCFSYQNSPGSHLSNQDAENESLLSDASDQVSDVKSVCSRDAPDKKASLHPKPPNEAHSCMDKMTAVYANILSDSYWSGLGLGFKLSNSERRNCDTRNGSKTDFDWHQDALSKSLQQNLPSRPMSKPSLFSSVQLYRQNSKMCGAVFTGASRFRCRQCSAAYDTLVELTVHMNETGHYQDDNRKKDKLRPTSYSKPRKRAFQDMDKEDAQKVLKCMFCGDSFDSLQDLSVHMIKTKHYQKVPLKEPVPTISSKMVTPAKKRIFDVNRPCSPDSTTGSFADSFPSQKSANLQLSANNRYGYQNGASYTWQFEACKSQILKCMECGSSHDTLQQLTTHMMVTGHFLKVTSSASKKGKQLVLDPLAVEKMQSLSDAPSSDSLAPKPSSNSASDRTASTTELKKEGKKEKPEEIIKDEKVMKSEDYEDPLQKPLDPTIKYQYLREEDLEDGSKGGGDILKSLENTVTTAINKAQNGAPSWSAYPSIHAAYQLSEGTKPSLPLGSQVLQIRPNLANKLRPIAPKWKVMPLVSVPTNLAPYTQVKKEPEDKDDVEKECRRESAQEEASSFSHGEGHSFSKSELPSESKKAEPCPPEEENKLTKEGGEREKPQALEPASSLSNGCALTNHAPALPCINPLSALQSVLNNHLGKATEPLRSAACSSPSSSTMSMFHKSSLNAVDKPVLSPAPTRPASVSRRYLFESNDQPIDLTKSKGKKAESPQAQSCTSPPQKHALSDIADMVKVLPKATTPKPAASSRVPPVKLEMDVRRFEDVSSEVSTLHKRKGRQSNWNPQHLLILQAQFASSLFQTSEGKYLLSDLGPQERMQISKFTGLSMTTISHWLANVKYQLRKTGGTKFLKNMDKGHPIFYCSDCASQFRTPSTYISHLESHLGFQMKDMTRMAVEQQSKAEQELSRVSSAQRSPETIAGEEDTDSKFKCVDGNRVFAPLQFSLECEQMNTHGQCRS
- the TSHZ2 gene encoding teashirt homolog 2 isoform X6, with protein sequence MDKMTAVYANILSDSYWSGLGLGFKLSNSERRNCDTRNGSKTDFDWHQDALSKSLQQNLPSRPMSKPSLFSSVQLYRQNSKMCGAVFTGASRFRCRQCSAAYDTLVELTVHMNETGHYQDDNRKKDKLRPTSYSKPRKRAFQDMDKEDAQKVLKCMFCGDSFDSLQDLSVHMIKTKHYQKVPLKEPVPTISSKMVTPAKKRIFDVNRPCSPDSTTGSFADSFPSQKSANLQLSANNRYGYQNGASYTWQFEACKSQILKCMECGSSHDTLQQLTTHMMVTGHFLKVTSSASKKGKQLVLDPLAVEKMQSLSDAPSSDSLAPKPSSNSASDRTASTTELKKEGKKEKPEEIIKDEKVMKSEDYEDPLQKPLDPTIKYQYLREEDLEDGSKGGGDILKSLENTVTTAINKAQNGAPSWSAYPSIHAAYQLSEGTKPSLPLGSQVLQIRPNLANKLRPIAPKWKVMPLVSVPTNLAPYTQVKKEPEDKDDVEKECRRESAQEEASSFSHGEGHSFSKSELPSESKKAEPCPPEEENKLTKEGGEREKPQALEPASSLSNGCALTNHAPALPCINPLSALQSVLNNHLGKATEPLRSAACSSPSSSTMSMFHKSSLNAVDKPVLSPAPTRPASVSRRYLFESNDQPIDLTKSKGKKAESPQAQSCTSPPQKHALSDIADMVKVLPKATTPKPAASSRVPPVKLEMDVRRFEDVSSEVSTLHKRKGRQSNWNPQHLLILQAQFASSLFQTSEGKYLLSDLGPQERMQISKFTGLSMTTISHWLANVKYQLRKTGGTKFLKNMDKGHPIFYCSDCASQFRTPSTYISHLESHLGFQMKDMTRMAVEQQSKAEQELSRVSSAQRSPETIAGEEDTDSKFKCKLCCRTFVSKHAVKLHLSKTHSKSPEHHSQFVTDVDEE
- the TSHZ2 gene encoding teashirt homolog 2 isoform X1; amino-acid sequence: MPRRKQQAPKRAAGYAQEEQLKEEEEIKEEEEEEEDSGSVAQRQGSNDPGTDEELETVETGPEQKGCFSYQNSPGSHLSNQDAENESLLSDASDQVSDVKSVCSRDAPDKKASLHPKPPNEAHSCMDKMTAVYANILSDSYWSGLGLGFKLSNSERRNCDTRNGSKTDFDWHQDALSKSLQQNLPSRPMSKPSLFSSVQLYRQNSKMCGAVFTGASRFRCRQCSAAYDTLVELTVHMNETGHYQDDNRKKDKLRPTSYSKPRKRAFQDMDKEDAQKVLKCMFCGDSFDSLQDLSVHMIKTKHYQKVPLKEPVPTISSKMVTPAKKRIFDVNRPCSPDSTTGSFADSFPSQKSANLQLSANNRYGYQNGASYTWQFEACKSQILKCMECGSSHDTLQQLTTHMMVTGHFLKVTSSASKKGKQLVLDPLAVEKMQSLSDAPSSDSLAPKPSSNSASDRTASTTELKKEGKKEKPEEIIKDEKVMKSEDYEDPLQKPLDPTIKYQYLREEDLEDGSKGGGDILKSLENTVTTAINKAQNGAPSWSAYPSIHAAYQLSEGTKPSLPLGSQVLQIRPNLANKLRPIAPKWKVMPLVSVPTNLAPYTQVKKEPEDKDDVEKECRRESAQEEASSFSHGEGHSFSKSELPSESKKAEPCPPEEENKLTKEGGEREKPQALEPASSLSNGCALTNHAPALPCINPLSALQSVLNNHLGKATEPLRSAACSSPSSSTMSMFHKSSLNAVDKPVLSPAPTRPASVSRRYLFESNDQPIDLTKSKGKKAESPQAQSCTSPPQKHALSDIADMVKVLPKATTPKPAASSRVPPVKLEMDVRRFEDVSSEVSTLHKRKGRQSNWNPQHLLILQAQFASSLFQTSEGKYLLSDLGPQERMQISKFTGLSMTTISHWLANVKYQLRKTGGTKFLKNMDKGHPIFYCSDCASQFRTPSTYISHLESHLGFQMKDMTRMAVEQQSKAEQELSRVSSAQRSPETIAGEEDTDSKFKCKLCCRTFVSKHAVKLHLSKTHSKSPEHHSQFVTDVDEE
- the TSHZ2 gene encoding teashirt homolog 2 isoform X4, producing MPRRKQQAPKRAAGYAQEEQLKEEEEIKEEEEEEEDSGSVAQRQGSNDPGTDEELETVETGPEQKGCFSYQNSPGSHLSNQDAENESLLSDASDQVSDVKSVCSRDAPDKKASLHPKPPNEAHSCMDKMTAVYANILSDSYWSGLGLGFKLSNSERRNCDTRNGSKTDFDWHQDALSKSLQQNLPSRPMSKPSLFSSVQLYRQNSKMCGAVFTGASRFRCRQCSAAYDTLVELTVHMNETGHYQDDNRKKDKLRPTSYSKPRKRAFQDMDKEDAQKVLKCMFCGDSFDSLQDLSVHMIKTKHYQKVPLKEPVPTISSKMVTPAKKRIFDVNRPCSPDSTTGSFADSFPSQKSANLQLSANNRYGYQNGASYTWQFEACKSQILKCMECGSSHDTLQQLTTHMMVTGHFLKVTSSASKKGKQLVLDPLAVEKMQSLSDAPSSDSLAPKPSSNSASDRTASTTELKKEGKKEKPEEIIKDEKVMKSEDYEDPLQKPLDPTIKYQYLREEDLEDGSKGGGDILKSLENTVTTAINKAQNGAPSWSAYPSIHAAYQLSEGTKPSLPLGSQVLQIRPNLANKLRPIAPKWKVMPLVSVPTNLAPYTQVKKEPEDKDDVEKECRRESAQEEASSFSHGEGHSFSKSELPSESKKAEPCPPEEENKLTKEGGEREKPQALEPASSLSNGCALTNHAPALPCINPLSALQSVLNNHLGKATEPLRSAACSSPSSSTMSMFHKSSLNAVDKPVLSPAPTRPASVSRRYLFESNDQPIDLTKSKGKKAESPQAQSCTSPPQKHALSDIADMVKVLPKATTPKPAASSRVPPVKLEMDVRRFEDVSSEVSTLHKRKGRQSNWNPQHLLILQAQFASSLFQTSEGKYLLSDLGPQERMQISKFTGLSMTTISHWLANVKYQLRKTGGTKFLKNMDKGHPIFYCSDCASQFRTPSTYISHLESHLGFQMKDMTRMAVEQQSKAEQELSRVSSAQRSPETIAGEEDTDSKFK